A single genomic interval of Helianthus annuus cultivar XRQ/B chromosome 13, HanXRQr2.0-SUNRISE, whole genome shotgun sequence harbors:
- the LOC110899761 gene encoding stemmadenine O-acetyltransferase has product MRRFIISSLSLRRLAYHRHVIKGGYAFSGSPPRVSDRAVPPQDDGQILRWLMNMEKRPRFMSTQTNPPHTNVSSNEKEAIEIKVISRENIKPWYPTPENLRYYKLSFFDQIEAPIYHPLMFFYQGHNNNNRKSIEDVILERSNHLKQSLSETLTRMHPFAGKLASELHVDCNDVGVYYVETRVDDQLNNLLKEPDNKFLKRLIPIVDSVPNQPLVGCYVSMVQVNFFNCGGVSITIQHNHKFADARSTMIFMNTWAAIARRDTNQVYPNFVSSSMFPQNPKLAFSPLWYLTISSAYIKHGKSSTTRFVFNALALKELKAKASKHQPVSRVVAVLALLWKCASIESTQSKPSLLHMPVDIRQQFSPLLPDYSIGNIKSGAVARFDPSASNLDVASMASRIKNAISDSISESFEELKGVNGHVKFVESLRNSMEMFSDFKTEYHLTTSLCNSGSKEADFGWGKPVWFCTGNHLNEDVPLFTNRVILVDSCSGDGIEAWVTLEKQVMDGVKCNAELLSYASVNPSPL; this is encoded by the exons ATGAGACGTTTCATCATCTCCAGTCTATCGTTACGCCGGTTAGCTTACCACCGCCACGTAATTAAAGGGGGTTATGCCTTCTCCGGCAGCCCACCCAGGGTTTCCGATAGAGCTGTCCCACCTCAAGATGACGGACAAATCCTAAGGTGGCTAATGAACATGGAGAAACGCCCTCGCTTTATGTCAACTCAGACAAATCCTCCTCATACGAACGTCAG TTCTAATGAAAAGGAGGCAATTGAAATCAAAGTTATTTCAAGAGAAAACATTAAACCATGGTATCCAACACCCGAAAACCTTAGATATTACAAGCTTTCATTTTTCGATCAGATTGAGGCCCCTATATACCACCCCTTGATGTTCTTTTATCAAGGTCATAATAATAACAATAGGAAGAGCATAGAGGATGTCATATTGGAGCGATCAAATCATCTGAAGCAATCACTATCCGAAACCCTAACTCGAATGCACCCGTTTGCAGGAAAGTTAGCCAGTGAGCTTCATGTTGATTGTAACGACGTTGGTGTGTATTACGTCGAGACAAGAGTCGATGATCAGCTCAATAATCTGCTTAAGGAACCTGATAATAAGTTTTTGAAACGGTTGATACCCATTGTTGATTCAGTCCCAAATCAACCGTTGGTGGGATGTTATGTTTCAATGGTGCAAGTTAACTTCTTTAACTGTGGAGGTGTTTCAATTACCATACAACATAATCATAAATTTGCTGACGCGCGTAGCACAATGATATTCATGAATACTTGGGCTGCAATCGCCCGACGAGACACTAATCAGGTTTATCCCAACTTTGTTTCATCTTCGATGTTCCCACAAAACCCTAAGTTAGCATTTTCACCATTATGGTATCTGACGATTTCCTCAGCTTATATAAAACACGGGAAATCGTCAACTACTAGATTTGTTTTTAATGCTTTGGCCTTGAAAGAACTCAAGGCCAAAGCATCTAAGCATCAGCCAGTCAGTCGAGTCGTGGCTGTACTGGCTCTGCTCTGGAAATGTGCTAGCATTGAAAGTACACAATCTAAGCCGTCCCTTCTACATATGCCAGTAGATATCCGACAACAATTTTCACCGCTACTGCCTGATTATTCAATTGGAAACATTAAATCTGGGGCAGTAGCGAGGTTTGATCCAAGTGCAAGTAACCTTGATGTAGCGTCCATGGCTAGCCGAATAAAGAATGCGATATCGGATAGTATAAGTGAATCGTTTGAAGAACTGAAAGGCGTAAACGGGCATGTTAAGTTCGTGGAAAGCTTGAGAAACTCCATGGAAATGTTTAGCGATTTCAAAACCGAGTATCATTTGACGACAAGTTTGTGTAACTCTGGATCTAAGGAAGCTGATTTCGGATGGGGAAAGCCCGTATGGTTTTGCACCGGTAATCACCTGAATGAAGATGTTCCACTGTTTACAAACCGGGTGATTCTGGTGGATTCGTGTTCTGGTGACGGAATAGAAGCTTGGGTGACGCTGGAAAAACAAGTAATGGATGGCGTTAAGTGTAACGCTGAGCTTCTGTCATATGCATCAGTGAATCCCAGCCCCCTATAG